A single region of the Amphiura filiformis chromosome 7, Afil_fr2py, whole genome shotgun sequence genome encodes:
- the LOC140157350 gene encoding uncharacterized protein: protein MAQPQSLIKLLECQICTEIFNENDRKPKMLPCQHTVCLHCMKQWARNEFREASYGDLLSVHTVIKCPTCTAEHDAPENDVDKFANNITMISFLSIAPAEEDASSTLPRNDGDIKQCLEDRVQRLRDKIAEAQVSYIKKLSAWDTQIMDAKKIISTHCAQFKQAIEHREEALVKQLDEFSARRQTSYEGANADFSRELMEMSSFCDRVEQQLKGASQRQTTRNLDKCLEMLETLEITDDSDQGATNGAKWVAKFNPDRKDTVHASIAMFGQLILQDPGSTPKKKPVAFGNRNRKTRHIYTREFLLGIQPSCCSRKPPILVNFPEITPVMPDVKSLLQMNQILLEKRPLTLNLVNIYHKPQTVQIRQTAHEEVGDMHPFDNEDIPLIPDTEPVGYRYGNPHRNTEPDQDDEIEWCPPRLLLGSTRPTDPRYYERMVTVPAFGQK, encoded by the exons ATGGCTCAACCTCAAAGTCTGATAAAGCTTCTGGAGTGCCAAATATGTACTGAGATTTTCAACGAGAATGACAGAAAACCCAAAATGCTGCCGTGCCAACATACCGTATGTTTGCATTGCATGAAGCAATGGGCTCGTAATGAGTTCAGAGAAGCCAGCTACGGGGATTTGCTTTCCGTACATACGGTCATTAAATGTCCCACGTGCACTGCTGAACACGACGCCCCAGAGAACGATGTGGACAAATTTGCCAATAACATTACAATGATCTCTTTCCTAAGCATTGCACCTGCAGAAGAAGACGCTTCCTCTACTCTGCCACGCAATGATGGTGACATCAAACAGTGTCTTGAAGACAGAGTACAGCGACTTAGAGATAAAATTGCAGAAGCTCAAGTCAGCTACATTAAGAAGTTATCTGCCTGGGATACACAGATCATGGATGCGAAGAAGATCATCAGCACACATTGCGCGCAATTCAAACAGGCCATTGAACATCGTGAAGAAGCATTGGTGAAACAACTTGATGAATTTTCTGCTCGGCGACAGACATCTTATGAAGGTGCAAATGCTGATTTTAGTCGTGAACTAATGGAAATGAGTAGCTTTTGCGATCGGGTGGAACAGCAACTTAAAGGAGCTTCTCAGAGGCAAACAACACGAAACCTTGATAAATGTCTGGAGATGTTGGAAACACTGGAGATTACTGATGACAGCGATCAAGGAGCAACCAACGGAGCCAAATGGGTGGCTAAGTTCAACCCAGATCGTAAAGACACAGTACACGCTAGTATCGCGATGTTTGGGCAGTTGATCTTACAGGATCCAGGTTCTACTCCCAAGAAGAAACCTGTTGCTTTTGGTAATCGGAACAGGAAAACTAGACACATTTACACACGAGAGTTTCTGTTGGGAATTCAACCATCTTGCTGCTCAAGAAAACCGCCAATATTGGTGAATTTTCCTGAGATAACTCCTGTCATG CCGGACGTGAAATCCTTGCTGCAAATGAATCAGATTTTGTTGGAAAAGCGTCCCTTGACGTTGAATCTCGTTAACATCTATCATAAGCCTCAGACTGTGCAAATCAGACAAACTGCGCATGAAGAAGTAGGCGACATGCACCCGTTTGACAATGAAGACATTCCACTGATTCCAGATACAGAGCCAGTGGGGTACCGGTACGGCAATCCTCATCGAAACACCGAACCAGACCAGGATGATGAAATTGAATGGTGTCCTCCGCGATTGCTTCTTGGAAGTACCAGGCCTACTGACCCCCGGTACTATGAAAGGATGGTTACAGTACCAGCCTTCGGACAAAAATAA